From Rhododendron vialii isolate Sample 1 chromosome 7a, ASM3025357v1:
aaactgGCTTTCATTACGATAGAGAGTgcaaaactgaaccaaataCTCGAACCATGGCTAACATACGTTGGACCCTATTAGATAGTTAACCACTAactcatttaaaattttaaacttttagatAGACgaacaactttattatttatatcttcAACACGCTCTCTCACGTGTAGCCATGCTTTCCTTCATAAGGAAGCTAAACACTGTAAGTATTTTAACATTAAGTAGGCGGTGATGTTCGAATATATGATCTATTACCTGCTTtaataccatattagattgttaaccataAACTCATCTAAAAATTTAAGGTATTAGAAAGAcggacaactttattatttataatttCAACAGACCTAAAAGTCTACTCTcggcatattttttgaaagagagTTCCAACAAATAATTTGGGATAAactattttttgattttggagaGACAATTTTGATTATGAATAATGAACAATGCTTTTACGAATATTATGTTCAACTTGGTGCAATCGCTGGGCTTTGGATATTTAGGCCTAGTTTTTTAGAAGTGCTAAAAGTAATATTAAatggacttcttttttttttacaaaatacaaagggaaaaaaaagttacttaAGTACTTGTAgcacttttgaaaaattaggcCTTATCAATTTTATGTTTTGGGACAAGACAAGccctgaaattttttatttcttacttATGCAGAAGTACCATACTGATTTTGTAACTtgtaaagaaagagaaaatgctTTCTATATCCtctttctctatatatatattttgagtatttatttttctcttgttttttttccatctctttCCACAAACGAAAACACTTCctattagggctgcaaacgagccgagccgagccgagttttagagtgttcgagctcagctcgccaaaaatttagttggctcgagctcggctcgagatgtatttacagagcttgagctcggcgagctcggctcgtttatgaaacaaatatatatatatatatatatatataagtaatcataaacgagccgagcgagccgagctcgagctctgtaagtaatatatatatatatataaaatatagttgggctcgcgagccaattcgagccgagtttcgactagctcgcgctcggctcgtttcataaacgagccgaacattttagctcgagctcgttcgtttgtgtctcgagccgagccgagccgagccgttatcgagccgagcttcgagccgctcgcgagcggctcggatcgtttgcagccctacttccTATACATTTTCCACGGAtgttttgtggggcccacttttgggtcccacacaaataatccaatccgttaattaattttaaatttttttaaggggCTCTgtcaaaaatcagctcaatagaATACAtttaagtgtttgatccaattttataacttttcattcaaaattttcatttgaaattatgaatgaaaagttgtaagatttGATCAAACACGTAAATGTAtcttattgagttgatttttttgacgggatctcttaaaaaatactttaaaattaattaatgaattAGATCATTTGTTTGGGACTCAAAAGTGAACCCCATAAAAAGTCAGGGTAAAAAGGTCTATGTTGGTAGAACGTTTCTTCAACAAATCTAGCGTCTATTTATCCCTCCCTATCTTTTTACATCAAATGTGGAAGAGGCCCGATACAATATATCAAGAGAATATTAAAGTGTCTATGAAATAACAACGGACGGTCTACTTTTAAAACAAATCTGAAAATGAATATGGGTCCGTTGTTTCGTGGACAGTTTCATGTTTTCCTTCCATGTATCCTATCTTTTCTCAATATATTAGAAAATCTACTTAGGCCATCtatagtggtataatcaaaaacaaattatttttaaagttaacaatgtttgtgtaaaagatggctcataatggtataatcaaacttaacaacattcttagaaataattaaattttgggctttgaataaccaaaactagaatcctttttcaataatcaaaatttgtgaatctcatatcacataagttaactggtttaaaaatttgtatatacgcgtgtttcaaatggtattttcttatTCTCTTCTTCGTCTGttctatatctcattttttcacccacaaactatttctctttctttccttctaaaagtgaagttcatatctttcgatcatttacaattcaactcattatcgccagattaaggtattttacttttttttttccgtttctattttattttttttcattcctctccctgtggttgagtacatgaagaatcttgcattcttttccaaatctggtttttttttagtacattattattttttcataatatgagggatggaagtcaccaatttcttccccaaaattaattgaggtaatcgatatatttttgccaaaaaaaaaaaaacagtaatggagggaagtaattaatggtggaaaacataagGGGAGAGTGAGTGAAATTGCAGtagaccccttattttggttatggactagaagtgatcattgtggacctcaacattgttaagcttagcaacctttcaaatggataatcaaaagctgatgtgtcaactttttggttatccattttttattataccactgtggatggccttaggctCTGTTTAGAACTTATGGAgaggaaaattttcttttcctttccattgtttggttgggagagGAAGATAGAAGTGTTTTAAGTTtaatgaatagtaaattttttctcttatttttctccctttttcttttcctttcctttctttttttttttttttttttctataaattccaaacagagccttgcTTTCGGCTACCAAAAAGGCCAAAACTGAAAAACATGGCTACTCAGCTGCGATCCCGCCACCGCCTCAAGCTCCCTTCCACCGTCGCTCGTTCTCTTTCAACCACCCCTACCACCACCGACTCCACCCTCGCCCATCCTTTCCAGGACCACATCTCCTCCGTGGAATCCAAGGACCAACTCCTCAAATCCTACACCGTCACACCCCCAATCACTCCCTGGCCCCAACGCCTCTCCCCGAAACGCCTCGTCTCCATGATCACCTGCCAACAAAACCTCGACCTCGCCCTCCAAATCTTCCACCACGCCGGTAACTACCACCCTAACTTCCGCCACAACCACGACACCTACCTCGCCATCATCCACAAGCTCGCCCGCGCCCGCGCCTTCCACCCCATGGAGACCCTCCTCACCCAATTGCGCCAACAACAATCCAATAACAATAACAACATCAAATGCGGCGAAAACATCTTCATTTCCGTCATTCGAAACTACGGCGTTTCAAGCCGCCCCACACATGCCCTCCGCACCTTCCTCCGGATTAAGGATTTCGGCCTCCAACCATCTGTAAGGTCCCTCAACACTCTCTTGAACGCTTTGGTTCAGAACAACCAGTTCGAGCTAGTGCACGCTCTCTTCAAGAATTGCCGGAAAAAGTTTGATATCATTCCGAATGTGTTTACCGTCAATATTTTGGTTAAGGCATTGTGTAAGAAGAATGATGTCGagagtgcgattagggttttggATGAGATGCCCGGTATGGGAATGATACCCAATGTGGTGACTTACACGACTGTGTTGGGTGGGTATGTGTCCATGGGTGACATGGTTGGTGCGAAGAAGGTGTTCGATGAAATTCTCGATAGAGGGTGGGTTCCTGATGCGACCACGTACACGATTTTGATGGACGGTTTTTGTAAGGGAGGGCGGTTTATGGATGCTGTGAAGGTGATGGACGAAATGGAGGAGAATGGCGTCGAGCCGAATGACGTTACTTATGGAGTTATGATAGAAGCTTATTGTAAAGAAAAGAAGTCCGGGGAAGTGCTTAATTTGCTTGGCGACATGCTAAAGAAGAAATATGTACCGAATTCTGCTCTTTGTTGTAGGGTGATTGATGTTCTCTGCGAGGAAGGCAAAGTTGAGGAGGCGGGTGATTTGTGGAAGAAGCTCTTGAAGAATAATTGTATGCCGGATAATGTCTTATCTAGCACTCTTATACATTGGCTTTGTAAGAAGGGGAAAATTTGGGAAGCGAGGAAGTTATTTGACGAGTTTGAGAGCGGTTCAATTCCTAGTGTCTTAATGTACAACACGCTCATTGCGGGAATGTGTGATGGGGGAGAGTTACAAGAAGCAGGGAAGTTGTGGGATGACATGATGGAGAAGGGATGTGTTCCTAATGCTTTTACATATAACATGCTAATTAAGGGATTTTGTAAAGTTGGTAATCCGAGGGAAGGAATTAGAATTTTAGAGGAGATGTTGGAGAAATCGTGTTCGCCGAACAAATTGACCTACTCGATCTTGATTGAGGGCCTTCGTGACTCTGGAACGGAAGCCGATGTTACCAAGGTGCTTTCCATGGCCACCTCAAGTGGTGAAATTGATATTGATGCTTGGGGTGCTTCTATACGCAGGGTTTCTGGCAATCCAGATAGCAAGGGAAGCATTCTTGAAAAAATACTGCCACAGGCTGCTACTTAGAGATCATTTTATTGTCCAACTCACACTTGTGTGCCTTCAATCATAAGAACGTCAAAGATCATAGAGCTTCCTTTTCTGCTTCACTTTGGATTCTGAGCTCTTGGGAAGCTGTGACATACTCGCTCAACCTGTAGGGGAAACCTATTGATTTAGGTGCCTAGTCAGGTTAGTTACATATTTACAATTATTTAACGATCATGGCATCAAATTGCAAGTTTTTGAGGAAAGTTACAGGTTTCATGAGAGCATGGTACGGATTGGCGACAAAGCTGTTGCAACTTGCAACAGAGAGAACTTCTTAAGGACTGAATTGAACTATGATTTGGGCTTTGAAAAGTAACCTATTGGACAGAGTGCTTTCTGTTGCATAAGCTTTAATGGATGATGATGAGAAGGGCGGGCTGACAAATATGATAGGCCAACGGGAGGTTGGTAGGCCGTGGTGGTAGCCCGCACAGCACTCACAGAGCCCAGTACATCACAGGGCCCGACCAATTCCAGATTATAGTCATAGGTATGACAGGTACAACGAACCGGCATATGATAACCCCAAAGCCCTGAATATGGTAGTTATTGCGCTGGGTATTGCCATCTAAGAGATTGTTGTAAtgatttttctcttccttttctgcAAAAGCCATCTTGTGTGCGCATGCAAGTGTGCTATCATTATTGATGTCTTTCCTCATAAGAGTGGGGCGATGGTGCTCATTGACACGGTAGTTTGTGGTGGTTTGAAATAGCTATGGGTACATGATACATCATGCAGGGTAGAAGCTAGTTTGAGTTTGTTTAGTAAGATGTTTTATATCGGAGTTCGTGAATTGCCAGGATCTGGGAGTATTGTTAGCAGATACCTTGGTAGTTCTTTGAACTAATGTATAGTGCATGAGCTTGCAGGTCTTTGATGCCATCCTAGTATAATAACAGACTGGCTGATTTTGTAAAATCTTTCCAAGGTCCTATGTCAAAATGCCTCTTTATATCCCCCTCTGTTGTCATATATATTGACCAAGTGTAAGATTTGTGTGCTTCTATCAATTGCATCCCTGGAAGGGACCAAGGAGTGCACACGACACCTTCTTTTTTACCTACGTAAGGCATGTGCATGATCTTTGATCAAATGCTTGTTTGTTATATTAGGTGCATTTATTTCTCTGACGTAGCTTCACACCTTTTCACTCTCTTTTGTTTGGAGGAAACTCTAACACGTGAGATAGGTTGGGGCCTAATGACTTCTGTTCCTCTATCATTATCTTGTAATTGCTCCTGGAATGCGGAAACTAACAATATGGATAAGCAAGATGAATTGTGAAGACACGTGATTGAAgtatgcttttcttttccttgtgtTTGTGGTTTCTTTCTGGCCTtgtttttgtgcatttttttcGCGGGTTATAGGTTTTACATGTCGAAGGTGCAGACTGCAGAGAGAGCATTGTTCTGATCCTGTGTTTATCAATTGAACTAAACCATTTGTACCATCAACTTATTAGGTTTTATTTCCTTTCCTGGGTTTCTCCTGTGTTATTTCAATAGCCAACTAGGTTAGCCACTTGTGCTAGTAAAGCACAAACAACCCTTCTCATCAACTGGTTAGTTTTCGGAGGGACTCTAGTCCATTTCCTTGTCTCAGATCCTCCTCATTTGGTTACCATGGTTTTTGTTTCCCTCTTTCTGTCGTGCCTTTGGACAGCCCAAGAAGTTGGCAAAGGCGTTCGTTTGTTGATCCATGTGGATAGGCTAATGAGCAGCTGTTCTATATAGATACCTGGTTATGGGGAGGGGATGCCTGCTTACACATTACAGTAATTGGATAATTAACAATAGCTTGCATAACGATTCATCAGCTTTGTGAGTATCATCCCATCATCAATGACATTAATCACTTGCTTTATCAATAGTTGAGGTATCCTTGAACATTACATGTAATTGTGATGGAATGAACAATTTTATCCTTCATGTACGATTGTTATCAAATGTCTTCATGTATAAACAATTAAGCAGCAGATTGTCCCAACTCTCGATCAAGTGCCTTCTGGAGCCAGGTTTCTGCATCTTGCATCATCCCAGGGCTGAGTCTCACCATCAGGATGCAGAATTCTGTCTCATTGAGTGCTCCATCTCTATCATGGTCTCCTTCTCTCACCATGGCTTCCAAATCTTCTTTGCTCATCCCTTCCATGCCCAGGAGTGCAGAATTCTTCCTTAGGCTCTCCGCCGTAATCAACCCAGTTGCAGGGTCTGCCAGTAGCCGGAATCCCCACAGAGTTCCGACATGAAGGTGTCTGCATCTAGCTTCTCTGCCCTGACCGGTAACAAATCTTCATATTCTTCGTACTCCCTTGTTGTATCTTAAGTTTCCATTCTGTAGCACAGTTTCTCTTTTATGACTGGGGAAAGACTCTTTTACACGCGTATAGTTGACCGAAATGGTATGTGTTTATAACACTATATGATGTTTATTAAACTGTGTGGGATGGATCTTCATAAGTTGAGGGGTCTATTTCATTAAGGACAGGTCATATCTGAATGCACAATTCGATTCGTTGAGAAACTGGCCATGCTAGTCTGTGGGGTTAACAAGTCTACTATATGTTGTTTCCACTACTTTATATATTCGTGCAATCTGTGGATTTATATTCTTTATCTAACACTTTCCAGGAAGGTGAGTCAAGAGGTAGTTTGCCAACTTGCCACTGCCCAAACGCAAGCATCTGGTAGAATTAGCTTGATTTGTGTGGAGTTTTAGCTTTCTATGAAGCTtcctagctctctctctctctctctctctctctctctctctctctctctctctctctctctcgtatatccttgggtttttctttcttgttttgacTTGACCGGCCAGCGTCTCCCCGCTGCAATTGATGGCAATTTCTTGTGTGAATTGATTTTCCTGGGGAGGGCATGTTATTACTGCCGAAAAATTACTGAACGGATTTTGGAAAGCAAGGTTTTCTTTCCCCTCAGTCATTGCCATTGTACTCCTTGTCGCATGTTCTCGTGTTATTACCTCTTCACCCTTGTTTCCGGCTTCATTCATATCCTGCCATTCTAGACTGACAAGCTACTTTCTTTGTATACCAAAGGTAATTAACCCCATAGAcaaaatgtttgtttgtttgtttttttttaatttttcgttattggcatttaattatcttttcaGGCGTGCCCCGCCACCATCGCTAGCATATGTGTATAGATGACGCAATGCAGACATACCTTCATATGATCATCTTGAGAAGAGCTAGGACTGAGAGATTTGAGCTCTTACACCTCGAAGATCACCAAAGACTGGCATTT
This genomic window contains:
- the LOC131334542 gene encoding pentatricopeptide repeat-containing protein At5g16420, mitochondrial; translation: MATQLRSRHRLKLPSTVARSLSTTPTTTDSTLAHPFQDHISSVESKDQLLKSYTVTPPITPWPQRLSPKRLVSMITCQQNLDLALQIFHHAGNYHPNFRHNHDTYLAIIHKLARARAFHPMETLLTQLRQQQSNNNNNIKCGENIFISVIRNYGVSSRPTHALRTFLRIKDFGLQPSVRSLNTLLNALVQNNQFELVHALFKNCRKKFDIIPNVFTVNILVKALCKKNDVESAIRVLDEMPGMGMIPNVVTYTTVLGGYVSMGDMVGAKKVFDEILDRGWVPDATTYTILMDGFCKGGRFMDAVKVMDEMEENGVEPNDVTYGVMIEAYCKEKKSGEVLNLLGDMLKKKYVPNSALCCRVIDVLCEEGKVEEAGDLWKKLLKNNCMPDNVLSSTLIHWLCKKGKIWEARKLFDEFESGSIPSVLMYNTLIAGMCDGGELQEAGKLWDDMMEKGCVPNAFTYNMLIKGFCKVGNPREGIRILEEMLEKSCSPNKLTYSILIEGLRDSGTEADVTKVLSMATSSGEIDIDAWGASIRRVSGNPDSKGSILEKILPQAAT